One genomic segment of Methanobacterium spitsbergense includes these proteins:
- a CDS encoding iron dependent repressor, metal binding and dimerization domain protein → MIHKHKILKNFLHIIGVDMATAVEDACSMEHVLDVTTIKKLKKFAESTEIWQIQMNYYIHLNIMRKWEITNIKTI, encoded by the coding sequence GTGATACACAAACATAAAATTCTTAAAAATTTTTTGCATATCATTGGTGTAGATATGGCAACAGCAGTTGAAGATGCATGTTCCATGGAACATGTTCTAGACGTTACAACAATAAAAAAATTAAAAAAGTTCGCAGAATCTACTGAAATTTGGCAAATACAGATGAATTATTATATTCATTTAAATATTATGAGAAAATGGGAAATTACCAACATAAAAACCATTTAA
- a CDS encoding histidine kinase dimerization/phosphoacceptor domain -containing protein, with amino-acid sequence MVEDLKILILEDVPFDAELINRELERSGMKFSSRRVEEEKEYLNELNEFKPDIILADHSLPHFDGISALRIAKNKCPDVPFIFVSGKMGEDFAIEALKCGATDYVLKGSLSKIVHAVNRALEEVKEHSKRKMAEEALRNSLRQLKEAQKIGHIGSWEWDLKARELDCSDEFYNIMSLEPTEFGKSYKAMMDIIHPDDRQSVKESIMGAVNEQKPFSNDYRLIRPDGTVRILSSKGEVITDPNGKPLRIVGTEQDITEHKIAEEKIKSSLKDKEMLLQEIHHRVKNNLQVISSLLRLQSRFIKDQNSIDIFKETQNRVRSIAILHEKLYQSDNLAKIKIDEYVKILAEDLMYFYELEESNINMILDIDDVSLNIETAIPCGLLINEMVANSLKYAFPNQKNGEIKIELHSNNEDQFKLTVSDNGVGIPEEIDPEKAETFGMQLIKYLTKQLKGTIELDNNNGTKYQLKFNELKYKDRVNSNG; translated from the coding sequence ATGGTAGAAGACCTCAAAATATTAATACTCGAAGACGTTCCTTTCGATGCTGAGCTCATAAATAGAGAATTGGAAAGAAGTGGAATGAAATTTTCTTCTAGAAGGGTAGAAGAAGAAAAAGAATATTTGAATGAATTAAATGAATTTAAACCCGATATAATTCTAGCAGATCATTCACTTCCTCATTTTGATGGTATTTCTGCTCTGCGTATAGCGAAGAACAAATGTCCAGACGTACCTTTTATTTTTGTTAGTGGTAAGATGGGAGAAGACTTTGCTATAGAAGCCTTAAAATGCGGTGCAACAGATTATGTTCTTAAAGGCAGCCTATCAAAGATAGTACATGCAGTAAATCGTGCACTAGAGGAAGTTAAAGAACATTCAAAACGTAAAATGGCTGAAGAGGCATTAAGAAATAGTCTAAGACAGCTGAAGGAAGCACAGAAAATTGGACATATTGGTAGTTGGGAATGGGATTTAAAAGCACGTGAATTGGATTGTTCCGATGAATTTTATAATATTATGAGTTTAGAACCAACAGAATTTGGAAAAAGTTACAAAGCAATGATGGACATCATACATCCCGATGATAGACAGAGTGTTAAAGAAAGTATAATGGGTGCCGTAAATGAACAGAAGCCCTTTTCAAATGACTACAGATTAATAAGGCCGGATGGAACTGTTAGGATACTTTCATCTAAAGGTGAAGTAATTACAGATCCAAATGGAAAACCTCTAAGAATAGTAGGAACTGAACAAGATATAACCGAACATAAAATTGCAGAGGAAAAAATTAAATCATCACTAAAAGATAAGGAAATGCTGTTACAAGAGATACACCACAGGGTAAAAAACAATTTACAAGTAATTTCTAGTCTTCTACGTCTCCAGTCAAGATTTATTAAAGATCAAAACTCAATTGACATTTTCAAAGAAACTCAAAACAGAGTTAGAAGCATAGCAATTCTACATGAAAAACTCTACCAGTCAGACAACCTTGCAAAAATTAAAATTGACGAATATGTGAAGATCCTAGCAGAAGACTTGATGTACTTTTATGAACTAGAAGAAAGCAACATAAACATGATTCTAGATATTGATGATGTATCACTTAACATTGAAACAGCAATTCCCTGTGGACTTTTGATAAATGAGATGGTAGCTAACTCATTAAAATATGCATTCCCAAATCAAAAAAATGGAGAAATAAAAATTGAACTCCATTCAAATAATGAAGATCAATTTAAACTAACAGTAAGTGATAATGGAGTGGGTATTCCTGAAGAAATTGATCCAGAAAAAGCTGAAACATTTGGAATGCAACTCATTAAATACCTTACCAAACAATTAAAGGGTACAATAGAACTGGACAACAACAATGGAACAAAATATCAGCTTAAATTCAACGAATTGAAATATAAAGATAGGGTAAATTCAAATGGTTAA
- a CDS encoding GMC family oxidoreductase N-terminal domain-containing protein — MKKFIIVGSGAGGATVARELAKKGKNVTLIEKGPYTKIKDAFKHYENAEVGVELLKTSCVGGTTLVTAGNAVRTCQEQLKNIGIDLEDHFKEIEIEMGVSTLPDSHFGPGTKLIMDKAESLGFKTQKMPKFINHETCKPCGKCTFGCPRDSKWTSRKYVDEAVDFGAKVIDNTAITEIIIKNGELRGVKSKDKEFLADCVVLSAGGIGTPRILNRSGIDAGNNLFVDTFVTVGGILGKIDFNTEVTMNALITLDDVILSPHYSGILNNKLMKFNVSKGDIIGLMIKIADEPSGTVLENSVKKYSTSNDVSLLAKGSAVAGAILTEAGVDPTTLTSTPARGAHPGGTAAIGQVIDKNLETELSNLFVADASVFPKAPGAPPVLTIVALARRLGKYLGNEF, encoded by the coding sequence ATGAAAAAATTTATTATCGTTGGATCGGGCGCAGGTGGCGCAACAGTTGCTAGGGAACTAGCAAAAAAAGGAAAAAATGTTACCCTAATAGAAAAAGGACCGTATACCAAAATTAAAGATGCTTTTAAACACTATGAAAATGCTGAAGTTGGTGTTGAGCTATTAAAAACTAGTTGCGTCGGTGGAACAACACTGGTAACTGCAGGAAATGCTGTTCGAACATGTCAAGAACAGTTAAAAAATATTGGTATTGATCTTGAAGATCACTTCAAAGAAATTGAAATTGAAATGGGTGTATCAACACTTCCAGATTCACATTTTGGACCTGGCACTAAACTTATAATGGATAAGGCAGAATCACTTGGTTTTAAAACACAAAAAATGCCCAAATTTATTAATCATGAAACTTGTAAACCCTGTGGTAAATGTACTTTTGGATGTCCAAGGGATTCTAAATGGACAAGCAGAAAATATGTGGATGAAGCAGTAGATTTTGGTGCAAAAGTTATTGATAACACAGCTATCACGGAAATTATCATTAAAAATGGTGAATTAAGGGGTGTAAAAAGTAAAGACAAAGAATTTTTAGCTGATTGTGTTGTGTTGTCTGCAGGTGGTATTGGAACTCCTAGAATATTAAACAGATCAGGTATAGATGCTGGTAACAATCTTTTTGTTGACACATTTGTAACTGTAGGCGGGATATTAGGGAAAATAGATTTTAACACTGAAGTAACAATGAATGCTCTAATTACATTAGATGACGTTATTTTATCTCCACACTACTCAGGCATACTCAATAATAAACTCATGAAGTTCAACGTCAGTAAAGGAGATATAATAGGATTAATGATTAAAATAGCAGATGAACCAAGCGGAACTGTTCTTGAGAATAGTGTTAAAAAGTATAGTACATCCAATGATGTAAGTCTTCTTGCCAAAGGATCTGCTGTCGCAGGAGCCATATTAACGGAGGCGGGCGTTGATCCTACCACTTTAACATCTACCCCTGCTAGAGGAGCCCATCCAGGAGGAACCGCTGCAATTGGGCAAGTAATTGATAAAAATCTTGAAACTGAATTGTCCAATCTATTTGTTGCAGATGCCAGCGTTTTCCCAAAGGCTCCAGGAGCACCTCCTGTTCTTACAATTGTTGCTTTAGCAAGGAGACTTGGTAAATATCTTGGAAATGAATTTTAA
- a CDS encoding histidine kinase dimerization/phosphoacceptor domain -containing protein: MVNEKILVVEDEELIGQDIKILLEDLGYEVVDLVPSGEEAISLAREAHADLVLMDIMLEGDIDGIEAAHHINNDLGIPIIYLTAYRNEEILERAKLTEPYAYIVKPFEERELRTNVEIVLNRHKAEKERIKLTEVTAKNEFLKKSLKEQETLLREIHHRVNNNMQIISSLLSLQSTQVKDKRDLDLFIDSQNRVKSMAKIHERLYQSNDLSSVQFAEYGMSLLNDLFSSHRAPPGIRLKADIENISFNMETAIPCGLIINELVSNALKYAFPNGKGEIYVSLMHNNDNKYLLTIKDNGIGLPTDIDFKNTQSLGFRLINNLTNQLDGKIDLDVKNGTKFSILFEELTYETRAGIKETIVTAYQSRELRRHAKELFSNSIDNWGDMPKDLRELIQDLQVQQIENDMQKEELKRLRKENIDTKKKYLDLYNSAPIGYFTILKNGLILDINNTGASILGISKTGLIKTSFISFLKPDSRTKFNQNNKTAIENRQKLGYELEIVRAEGDSFKSYIETNPIYDKEEKFKEFKVSIIDVKRFIND, encoded by the coding sequence ATGGTTAATGAAAAAATATTGGTTGTTGAAGATGAAGAACTCATAGGCCAAGACATAAAAATACTCCTGGAAGATCTGGGATACGAAGTTGTTGACCTTGTACCTTCAGGTGAAGAAGCCATTTCTCTTGCAAGAGAAGCACATGCAGATCTTGTTCTAATGGATATTATGTTAGAAGGCGACATAGATGGTATAGAAGCTGCTCATCACATCAATAACGATCTTGGCATACCCATTATTTACCTGACAGCATATAGAAATGAAGAAATCCTTGAACGAGCAAAATTAACCGAGCCATACGCTTACATAGTCAAACCATTCGAAGAAAGGGAACTTCGTACAAATGTTGAGATAGTACTCAACAGACACAAAGCAGAAAAAGAGAGAATAAAATTAACAGAAGTAACAGCTAAAAATGAATTCCTGAAAAAATCATTAAAGGAACAAGAAACACTACTTAGAGAGATACATCACAGAGTCAACAACAACATGCAGATTATATCAAGCCTGTTATCTCTTCAATCAACACAGGTAAAGGATAAAAGAGATTTAGATCTTTTTATAGACAGTCAAAATCGAGTTAAATCAATGGCAAAGATACATGAACGATTATATCAATCAAATGATCTTTCAAGCGTCCAATTTGCAGAATATGGAATGAGTCTTTTAAACGATCTTTTCAGTTCCCATAGGGCCCCACCAGGTATCAGACTAAAGGCAGACATAGAAAATATTTCCTTCAACATGGAAACAGCAATACCTTGCGGATTGATCATCAATGAACTAGTTTCAAATGCTCTAAAATATGCATTTCCCAATGGTAAAGGCGAAATTTATGTAAGTTTAATGCATAACAACGACAACAAATATTTATTAACCATCAAAGATAATGGTATTGGACTACCAACAGATATAGACTTCAAAAACACCCAATCACTCGGATTCAGACTAATCAACAATCTAACAAATCAGCTCGACGGAAAAATTGATTTGGATGTTAAAAATGGCACTAAATTCAGTATATTATTTGAAGAATTGACATATGAAACAAGGGCAGGAATTAAAGAAACAATTGTGACTGCGTATCAATCAAGAGAACTCAGAAGACACGCCAAAGAACTGTTCAGTAATAGTATTGATAATTGGGGAGATATGCCCAAGGATTTAAGAGAATTGATACAGGATCTTCAGGTACAACAGATTGAAAATGATATGCAGAAGGAAGAATTAAAACGATTAAGAAAAGAGAACATTGATACTAAGAAAAAGTATTTGGACCTTTACAATTCCGCCCCGATAGGATACTTCACAATACTTAAAAATGGATTAATACTCGATATAAATAATACTGGAGCATCAATTTTAGGCATTTCAAAAACAGGATTAATTAAAACTTCCTTCATCAGTTTCCTTAAACCAGATTCAAGGACAAAATTTAATCAAAATAATAAAACTGCAATTGAAAACAGACAAAAACTGGGATACGAACTCGAAATTGTAAGGGCCGAAGGAGATTCATTCAAATCTTATATTGAAACCAACCCAATATATGATAAAGAAGAGAAATTCAAAGAGTTTAAAGTATCAATAATAGATGTGAAGCGTTTCATAAATGATTAA